The nucleotide window ACCCTAGCAATGCTACACCGGATACAGATGGTAGAATGATTCTTCGAGATAATTTTGATGCACTTTTCTCTAAATATCCGGAAGCTTTGGTCTTTGGTGAGGATGCTGGAAATATTGGTGATGTAAACCAAGGTCTTGAAGGAATGCAGGAGAAATACGGAGAGCTACGAGTAGCTGATACTGGAATACGTGAAGCTACTATAATTGGACAAGGAATTGGAATGGCATTGAGAGGATTGCGTCCGATTGCTGAAATTCAATATTTGGATTACCTATTGTATGCCATTCAAATCATGAGTGATGATTTGGCTACTTTACAATACAGAACTTTGGGTAAACAAAAAGCACCGCTTATTGTTCGTACCCGCGGACACCGGTTGGAAGGTATTTGGCATTCCGGTTCGCCAATGGGAATGATTATTAATGCAATCAGAGGAATGCACGTGTTGGTTCCAAGAAATATGACACAAGCAGCAGGTTTTTATAATACTTTATTAGCATGCGATGAACCTGCTTTGATAATCGAATGTTTAAATGGTTACCGATTAAAAGAAAAAGCGCCTTTGAATTATGGAGAATTCAAAACACCAATCGGTGTAGTTGAAACATTGAGAAAAGGTTCTGATATTACACTTGTTTCCTATGGTTCTACTTTACGCTTAGTAGAACAAGCTGCCAAAGAATTATTTGAAACAGGAATTGATTGTGAAGTAATCGATTTACAATCATTGTTGCCTTTTGATATTAATCATGATATTGTAAAAAGTATTGCTAAAACCAATCGATTACTGGTAGTCGACGAAGATGTTCCTGGAGGAGCTTCAGCATTTATTTTGCAACAAATCATTGAAGAGCAAAATGCTTACAATTATTTAGACAGCAAACCGCAAACTCTGACAGCACAAGCGCATCGACCAGCTTACGGAACAGATGGTGATTATTTTTCAAAACCTTCTGCTGAAGATATTTACGAAAAGGTGTATGCAATGATGAATGAAGTAAATCCTTCAAAATATCCAAGTTTGTATTAAAATTTAAAATCAATATCCAAATCCCATTCGCTTCTGCAAATGGGATTTTTTTATCTTTAGCAAAACCTAATCATAACTATTTTTAATGGCATCTTTAGAAACTTTATTTTTAGAATTAGACGATATAAGAGTTATTGACCGCACTATCCCCTACTCAGAATATTTTCCTTTTGACTTGTCTGAATCCAATCAGGAATTAAATCAACTTAATCTTTCAGATGCTACTCAATTTGAAGTATATCTTGATAATTATTTAGCTAAAAATAAAGCTCGTGTTGCCTATGGAGGTTATGGAGAAATACGTAATCTGTATAAAAGAAGTACGGTTTTCAATGATGCAAGTACTGAGGAACGAAATATCCATATTGGTTTGGATTTATGGATTAAAGCAGGGACTTCTGTTTTAGCTGCATTGGATGGGAAAGTGCATAGTTTTCAAAACAATAATAATTTAGGTGATTATGGCCCAACAATTATTTTGGAACACGAATTAAGCGGAACTATTTTCTATACTTTATATGGGCATTTATCTTTAGAGAGCATCACTTCCCTGAAAATTGGTGATTTTTTTGCAAAAGGGCAACAGCTGGCAACTTTGGGAGATTCCACCGTAAATGGTGATTACGCTCCTCATTTGCATTTTCAAATTATAAAAAATATTGAAGATAATTTTGGAGACTATCCTGGAGTTTGTAGCAAAAGTAATTTGGATTTTTATCTGGAAAATTGCCCTGATCCTAACCTATTGTTGAAATTAAAATAACAACTTGATTTTAAAACCATTGGTGATAAAAATATTTTTAAATCAATTACTACGATTCTTTTAACATTGATTTTAGAAATATTCAACTTAATTTTAAGCTTGTATTCCCTATTTCGAGCGTTATGATAGTTAAAGAGATATTTTTTATCTATAACTTAAAATAACATATCATGAAATCCATATGCAAAATAGCAGTTTTCTTCATTGCTTTCAATACGTGGACAATGATATCGCCTCAAAAGGCAACTGCGCAAGTATCAATAAATTTTCAGGTTTTTTACGATGATTTAAGTCCCTATGGAAGCTGGGTGCTTAATTCACATTATGGATATGTTTGGATCCCAGATGTTGCCGTTGGCTTTATTCCTTACGGTACAAATGGTAATTGGATATATACAAATGTTGGTTGGACATGGGTTTCAAATTATCCTTGGGGATGGGCTCCTTTTCATTATGGTCGTTGGTATTTTGACTATATGTATGGTTGGGTATGGGTTCCGGATTATGACTGGGGACCAGCTTGGGTTGTTTGGAGAAGATGCGAAGGTTATTATGGATGGGCACCTATAGGCCCGGGAATCAGTATTAGTGTGGCATACGGGGGTAGCTACAATTTGCCTTCAAATCAATGGATATTGGTAAGAGACCGAGACATGGGAAGAAGAAATATCAATAATTATTACGTCCGTTCTTCAGACAATGACAGAATCCTTAGAAATTCTACTGTAATTAACAACATCAGAACAGACAACACCAATAGAGTAAGATATGGTGTTGGGCCAAATAGAAACGAAATAGAAAAAAGAATTGGTTCAGAAATTAGCCCTGTTGCTATTAGAGAGCGAAGTAAACCGGGGCATAATTACGATAAAAATGATCTTTACATTTATAAACCCAGAGTAGAAAGACAAACTGCTTCGGGTAATAGGCCTATTCCATATAAAGTGGTTCCAATGAAAGATGTAAAATCAAATAACAGATCAAATGCTTCAGAGCAACGTAATGATCGACCAGATCAAAGGGAACCAAATAATCTAAATCAAGAACAAAATCGTGGTAATCAACACCCCCAACGTAATGATCAATCTGTTCCTAAACCAAACAAACAAAATCAAGAACCAAATCCTGGGTATCACCCCCCACAACGTAATGAGCAATCTGTTCCTCAACAACATAATAATAGACAATATCAACCGCAATATCCTCAGGAATCAAACCGAGGAAATCAACAGCCACAACGTAGCGAGCAATCGGTTCCTCAGCCACAAAACAACAGACAATATCAGCCGCAATATCCTCAGGAATCAAACCGTAGTAATCAACAGCCACAACGAAATGCTCAACCGTCTCCTCAGCAAAATGAAAATCGAGGAGAACATCAAAAACATTAGCAGTGGTGACTTATAGTAAAAAATAATAAAAGTCATTATTTTTACAGTTCTGATTCAAAATCAGGCAGTAAAAATTTTGACTTTTTTTGTAAAACTAAAAACATTTGGTATGATGATTGAAACTTTGAAAGAAATATTTAATAGAGACTTGAAAAAATTGAAATTTGAGATTGAATCGTATCAGAATGAGGATAAAATTTGGTACATCGAAAAAGAAATTGCCAATTCAGCGGGGAATCTTTGTTTGCACCTTATAGGTAATTTAAACACATATATTGGTGCTCAAATTGGCAACACCAATTATATAAGAAATAGAGAATTGGAATTTTCCAATAAAAATGTTCCTAAATCAGCTTTAATCATTCAAATAGAAGAAACAATTCAGACAATTAATAATTCGCTAAACCTTATGAACGATGAGGATTTAAAAAAAGAACATTCTTTTTCAGTTTTTGAATCCAAAACATCAAAAGGGTTTTTATTAACGCATCTGACTACACATTTGGCTTATCATTTGGGACAAATAAATTATCATAGACGTTTACTTGACGATAAAACAGGTAATGGTTAATAGTTTTTTCGTGTTATACTTACTAAAACTTTTTAATAGGAACTTCTTTTGAGAAGAAATATTGGATAATTATAATTTTTAATAAATAAAATCTTTCAATTTAAACTAACAATAAGTTTTCTCGATAACGTAATAGTTTTTAGGAATAATCATTAAAACTATGTAATATTTATACATAAATGTTAATATTACACAATACCTTAAAATTTATTTAAAAATCAAATCCTACGTTTATGAGGTTCGTAAAATGGTTAACTTTACTAATGTAAATCAGATTGTTATAATCACAAAAAAAATTAACTACAAACAATTTAAACAAAATGAAAAGTACGACTGAAACATTATGTTTTAAAACAGGGAATTGGAATAATACAATTGATGTCTATGATTTTGTATTGCAAAATGTTAGCCCTTATGAAGGAGATTCAAAATTTTTATCAGGACCATCAGAAAGAACTAAAAAACTTTGGGATATTTGCAAAGAAAATTTACTTCAGGAAAGAAAAAACAATGGATGTTTGGCGATTGATACAAATGTCATTTCAAATTTGACCTCATTTGGCCCAGGGTATATTGACAAAAAAAATGAAGTTATTGTAGGTTTACAAACCGACCAACTTTTGAAAAGAGCCATGAAGCCTTTCGGAGGAATTAAATTGGTTCAATCTGCTTTGGCTGAAAGAGGATTGCAAGTATCTGATGAAGTGGTTAAAATTTTTAATTATGCCAAAGATCACAATCAAGCAGTTTTCAGTGCTTACGATAGTGAAATTAGAGCTTTTCGTTCTAAACACTTATTGACTGGTTTGCCTGATAATTATGCAAGAGGAAGAATCATTGGTGATTTTAGAAGAATTCCTCTTTATGGTGTAGATCGTTTAATTGAATCCAAAAAAGCAGATTTTGCTGCTGTTGGGGGTGAAATGACAGACCACAAGGTACGTCTTAGAGAAGAAATCACTTCTCAAATAAGCGCATTGCAGGATATGAAATTAATGGCTCATACTTATGGACTTGATATTTCTGTACCAGCGGCCAATGCTCATGAAGCGGTTCAATTCACTTACTTAGCTTATTTAAGTGCAGTAAAAGAACAAGATGGAGCTGCTATGTCACTAGGTAACGTTTCTTCTTTCTTAGACATTTATATCCAAAATGATTTAAAATCTGGTCTTATTACCGAAGAGGAAGCACAAGAATTTATCGACCAATTCGTAATGAAATTGCGTTTAGTTCGTCACTTACGTCCAGGAAGTTATGATGAAATTTTTGGTGGAGACCCAACTTGGGTAACTGAAGCTATCGGAGGACAATTCAATGACGGAAGAACGAAAGTAACTAAAACCTCTTTCAGATTCTTACAAACACTTTATAATTTAGGAGCTTCTCCAGAACCAAATTTAACTATTCTTTGGTCTCAAAAATTACCACAAGGATTTAAAGATTTCTGTGCTCAAGTATCTATTGACACTTCATCTCTTCAATACGAGAATGATGACTTGATGCGTCCAAATAGAGGTTCTGATGATTATGGAATCGCTTGTTGTGTATCTTACCAAAAAATTGGAAAAAGAATTCAACACTTTGGAGCTCGTGCCAATTTGCCAAAAGCTTTATTGATGGCTTTAAATGGAGGTCGTGAAGAAGATAAAGGATCTGTAGTTATCAAAAATATTCCTCAAATGAAGGATGGAGTATTAGACTATGATTCAGTAATGGATATTTTCAAAACAACTTTGGCTGAAGTAGCAAGAGTTTATGCTAAATCAATGTACATCATTCACTATATGCATGACAAATACTATTATGAAAGAGCTCAAATGGCTTTGATCGATAGTGACCCAGGAATTGATATTGCATACGGTGCTGCAGGTATTTCTATTATTGCCGATTCTCTTTCTGCAATTAAATATGCTAAAGTAACTCCTGTAAGAAATGATATCGGGTTAACTGTAGATTTTAACATTGAAGGTGATTTCCCTAAGTATGGTAATGATGACGACAGAGTTGACAGTATTGCACAAGAAATAACAAAAATCTTTATTGACGAATTAAGAAAACACAGAGCTTATAAAGATGCTACTCCAACACTATCGCTATTGACAATTACTTCAAATGTGATGTACGGAACGAATACAGGTTCTACTCCTGATGGACGTAAAGCAGGTGAAGCTTTTGCTCCGGGAGCAAACCCAATGCACGGTAGAGATGTAAATGGTGCTATTGCTTCTTTAAATTCAGTAAGTAAATTGAGTTATGATGATGCTCAAGATGGTATATCAAATACATTTTCAATGGTTCCAAAATCATTAGGATCTGACAAAGAAGAACAAGTTTCAAATTTAGTTGGTATCATGGATGGTTATTTCGCAAGAAATGCACATCACTTAAATGTAAATGTTTTGGATAAGGAAACTTTAATGGATGCTTATGAACACCCTGAGAATTATCCTCAATTAACAATTAGAGTTTCTGGATATGCTGTGAATTTTGTTAGATTATCCAAAGCACATCAATTGGAAGTTATCACTAGAACTTTCCACGAAACAATGTAAATTTCAAAATAAATCGTATTTTTGATTAGAACCAATTAACCTGTCTAAAGAACTTCAAATAATTGAGTTTTTAGACAGGTTTTTTTAAACCCACATACTGATGTATTTTCCTCAACAACAATATACAGACGATTCCATTGACGTACATAACCCCGACTTGTTACGTATTCATTCCATAGAAACATTAGGAACTCATGATGGTCCTGGAATTCGGATGGTAGTTTTTGTTCAAGGATGCCAATTCAGATGTTTATATTGCCAAAATCCAGATACCATTGATATTCATGGAGGTTCTTTTGTGCCTATAGAGGAATTAGTTGAAAAAGCTTTGCACCAAAAATCATATTTTGGCAAAAAAGGAGGAGTAACAGTTTCAGGAGGCGAACCTTTGTTGCAGCGCGAAAAATTGATACATTTTTTTGATCGTTTACACGAAAATGGTATTAATACTTGCCTCGATTCAAATGGGAGAGTTTTGGATTCCAAAACAGAACAGCTATTAGAAAGAACCGATTTATTGCTTTTGGATGTCAAACATATTAATAAAGAGTGGCATAAAAAACTAACAGGTCTAAAAAACAAAACTACACTGCGCGTAGCTGAGTATAGAGAAAGTACAGGCAAACCAATGTGGTTACGTTATGTATTAGTTCCAGGATGGAGTGACCAAGAGGAATATCTACACGAATGGGGAAAACATTTCGCTTCGTATAAAACTATTGAAAAGGTTGAAATTATTCCTTTTCATCAGTTGGGAAAACACAAATGGGAAGTGATGGGATTGGAATATCAATTAGCCGATACACAACCTCCAACTAAGGAAGAAGTAAATAAAGCAGCCGAAATTTTCAGGCTTTACTTCAAAAATGTAAAAATTAAATAAGGTATTTATAAATTACAATTATACAATCATGTCAAAAAATAAATATTTGATCGTATTGGCAGGAATGATTATGCAACTGTCAATTGGATCAATTTATGCGTATAGCAAATGGATCGAACCATTAACAAAAGAATTAAACTGGGAAGCTCATGATACCAAAACAGGATTTAGTTTAGCCATTTGTTTCTTAGGATTAACTGCCGCTTTTATGGGGAAATTTGCCCAAAAAGTAGGTCCAACAAAAGCAGGATTATTAGGAACATTTTTTTTAATTATAGGTTTATTGGGCAGTTCACTGGCTGTTAAAATAAATTCAATTTATTTATTCTACTTAACATTTGGTGTTTTGCAGGGAATTGGTTTAGGATTTGGATATATTGTTCCAGTCTATACCGTTGTAAAATGGTTTCCTGACCGTCCGGGATTGGCTTCAGGAATTATCATTATGTCATTTGCATTGGGATCTTTATTGGCTTCATTTTTAATCGGGCCATTGTATGCTTCTTTAGGATTGTCCGGAGCATTTTTAACTTTTGCAATAGGCTATGGAATTTGTATGCTATTGAGTGCTTTATATTTGGAAAACCCATCAAACACATCTCTTAATCAACATGTCCATGTAGATTTAACACCTAAAGAAATTGTTTCAGACAAACGATTTATCGCACTGTGGTTGTTGTTATTTCTAAATGTTTGTGGTGGTATTGCAATCATTTCAAAGGCAGCAATATTGGGCGAGGAAGTGGTAGGAATGAGCGCTACAGAAGCAACTATGTTTGTAGCCATTATTGGTTTATTCAATGGATTAGGACGTTTATTTTGGTCTAGTATTTCAGATAAAATTGGATGTTGGAATACGTTTATGATTTTTATCGGAATAAATGCGGTCTGCTTTGCTTTAATACCAACTTTTTCAACTAATCAAGTTTCGTTTCAAACCTTAACATTTGTCATAATTGCTGGTTATGGAGCTGGATTTGCGACTATGCCTTCTTTTGTAAAAAACATTTTTGGCGCTGAAAAATATGGACAAGTACTTGGTTATACATTAACTGCTTGGTCAGCAGCAGCATTTGCGGGGCCATTATTGTTAGGCTTAAGTACAGAAATCACTATTTTCTATCTGTTTGCCATATTGTTAGTCATTGCTTTATTGGTTGGTCTATGGCTAAAAGGATTGTTATTGAAAGTTGCTTAAAAATATTTTTATTTGAAAAACAGAAAAGCAGTCAACTACTGACTGCTTTTCTGTTTTTAATATCTACAAAAATAAAAAACTTATTTAGTTTTCTAAATTTTACCGTAATACATTGCTTTTACAATTCCGTCCGAAAGTCCAATTTTAGGTACGAAAATTTGTCTGGCTCCACTCCATTTCATGGCATTCAGATAAATACGTGTTGCCGGTACAATTACGTCAGCTCGGTCAGGGTTTAATCCTAATTGAGAAATTCTTTGCTCGTACGTCAACGAATTCAAATAGGCATATTGAGCGTTCATATAAATGTATGACAACGGCTTTTCCTGAATCTTGCCCGACATTTTGAAGAGTTTATTGATATTTCCTCCCGAACCTATCAAAGCAATTTCATCGTAATCGGCAGTAATGGTTTTAATCCATTTCTCAATTTCATTCCATACAACATCGCAAACCATCTCGTTCAATAATCGAACCGTACCCGCTTTGAAGGATCTTGAAGTAATCATTTTTCCATTTGAAAATAATGTAAACTCAGTACTACCACCTCCTACATCAACAAACAGATAAGTTTCGTCAGTTTTTAATAAATAGTGTAAATCTGTAGAAGCTATAATGGCAGCTTCTTTTTTTCCATCAATAATCTCGATCTTTATATCGGCTTTCTTTTTTATTAAAGCGACAACTTCTTTTGCATTATAAGCTTCGCGCATTGCTGATGTAGCAAATGCCATATAACGCTCTATTTTGTGAACTTTCATTAATAAATTGAACGCTTTCATGGCGTCAACCATTCGTTCGATATTTTCCTGGGAAATTTCCCCGACAGTAAAAGCATCTTGTCCTAAACGTATAGGTACACGTACCAATGAACTTTTATTGAATTGAGTTTCTTTTCCATCTTCTTCTACTATATTGGCAATTAATAGACGCATCGCATTCGATCCAATATCAATAGCGGCATATTTTTTAATTTTAATCATGTTCTCTCGGATACGATTTTATGTTTTAGAACAAATTTTTCTTGCTCTCTTTTTATTCTTCTTTTAATATTTCAATCGGTTCAACTTTACTTTGGTAGTACTTATACGTTTCTATTTGGGCTCTAAAAATAGGGTTATCTCCTCGGACTCTATACTTATTATCCAATTTATAAGAATGGAATCGTGCTTTTACATTTCCTTTCCAACCAATATTGAAATTTTCAATTAATTCATTTTTTATGTCTTCATCATAAATTGGACACGTCACTTCTACCCTTGCATCTAAGTTACGCGTCATAAAATCAGCGGAAGAAATATAGACTTCAGTAAATCCGGCATTACCGAAGATATAAACTCTAGAATGTTCCAAGAAATTATCGACTATACTTATGGCTTGGATATTTTCGCTCAAACCTTTTACTCCAGGTATCAACGAACAGATTCCCCTTACTTGTAATTGAATTTTCACACCAGCATTACTTGCCTCATATAATTTGTCAATCATTGGGATGTCTGACAAACTATTCATTTTTAATTTTATGTAGGTCTTTCTTCCCGCCAAAGAATGGGCGATTTCCCTATCAATCATTTTCACAAAACGATGTCTGGTATGTTGCGGTGAAACGATAAGATGTTTATAACGTTGTATTTTATAATTGATATCAAAAAAATCAAAAACTTTCGAAATGTCTTTCAAAATTTGTTGATGGTAAGTAAAAAGTGTTACATCTGTGTAAATCTTCGCAGTGCCTTCATTGAAATTTCCTGTGGAAATAAAGCCGTATCGCTTTACTTTACTTTTCTCCATTCTTTCAATTACACAAACTTTGCTGTGAACCTTCAATCCTTTTATCCCGAAAATAAGTTGGATTCCTTCCATCTGCATTTGTTCGGAATAAGAAATATTGGAGGCTTCATCGAATCGAGCTTGTAATTCTATTTGAACAATTACTTTCTTTCCATTCTTGGCCGCATTAATCAAAGAACTAATGATTTGAGAATTTTTGGCCAACCTGTATAAAGTAATTTTGATAGAGGTTACTTTTGGATCCAAAGCAGCTTCACGTAAAAATTTTATTAGGTAAGCAAAAGATTGATATGGAGCATTTAATAAATAATCTTTCTTTGCAATTTTTTCTAAAATACTACCTTCAAGACTTAATCCAGGTATTGGAAGAGGATCA belongs to Flavobacterium aquiphilum and includes:
- a CDS encoding peptidoglycan DD-metalloendopeptidase family protein; translated protein: MASLETLFLELDDIRVIDRTIPYSEYFPFDLSESNQELNQLNLSDATQFEVYLDNYLAKNKARVAYGGYGEIRNLYKRSTVFNDASTEERNIHIGLDLWIKAGTSVLAALDGKVHSFQNNNNLGDYGPTIILEHELSGTIFYTLYGHLSLESITSLKIGDFFAKGQQLATLGDSTVNGDYAPHLHFQIIKNIEDNFGDYPGVCSKSNLDFYLENCPDPNLLLKLK
- a CDS encoding DUF6600 domain-containing protein, coding for MKSICKIAVFFIAFNTWTMISPQKATAQVSINFQVFYDDLSPYGSWVLNSHYGYVWIPDVAVGFIPYGTNGNWIYTNVGWTWVSNYPWGWAPFHYGRWYFDYMYGWVWVPDYDWGPAWVVWRRCEGYYGWAPIGPGISISVAYGGSYNLPSNQWILVRDRDMGRRNINNYYVRSSDNDRILRNSTVINNIRTDNTNRVRYGVGPNRNEIEKRIGSEISPVAIRERSKPGHNYDKNDLYIYKPRVERQTASGNRPIPYKVVPMKDVKSNNRSNASEQRNDRPDQREPNNLNQEQNRGNQHPQRNDQSVPKPNKQNQEPNPGYHPPQRNEQSVPQQHNNRQYQPQYPQESNRGNQQPQRSEQSVPQPQNNRQYQPQYPQESNRSNQQPQRNAQPSPQQNENRGEHQKH
- a CDS encoding DinB family protein — encoded protein: MMIETLKEIFNRDLKKLKFEIESYQNEDKIWYIEKEIANSAGNLCLHLIGNLNTYIGAQIGNTNYIRNRELEFSNKNVPKSALIIQIEETIQTINNSLNLMNDEDLKKEHSFSVFESKTSKGFLLTHLTTHLAYHLGQINYHRRLLDDKTGNG
- the pflB gene encoding formate C-acetyltransferase, which translates into the protein MKSTTETLCFKTGNWNNTIDVYDFVLQNVSPYEGDSKFLSGPSERTKKLWDICKENLLQERKNNGCLAIDTNVISNLTSFGPGYIDKKNEVIVGLQTDQLLKRAMKPFGGIKLVQSALAERGLQVSDEVVKIFNYAKDHNQAVFSAYDSEIRAFRSKHLLTGLPDNYARGRIIGDFRRIPLYGVDRLIESKKADFAAVGGEMTDHKVRLREEITSQISALQDMKLMAHTYGLDISVPAANAHEAVQFTYLAYLSAVKEQDGAAMSLGNVSSFLDIYIQNDLKSGLITEEEAQEFIDQFVMKLRLVRHLRPGSYDEIFGGDPTWVTEAIGGQFNDGRTKVTKTSFRFLQTLYNLGASPEPNLTILWSQKLPQGFKDFCAQVSIDTSSLQYENDDLMRPNRGSDDYGIACCVSYQKIGKRIQHFGARANLPKALLMALNGGREEDKGSVVIKNIPQMKDGVLDYDSVMDIFKTTLAEVARVYAKSMYIIHYMHDKYYYERAQMALIDSDPGIDIAYGAAGISIIADSLSAIKYAKVTPVRNDIGLTVDFNIEGDFPKYGNDDDRVDSIAQEITKIFIDELRKHRAYKDATPTLSLLTITSNVMYGTNTGSTPDGRKAGEAFAPGANPMHGRDVNGAIASLNSVSKLSYDDAQDGISNTFSMVPKSLGSDKEEQVSNLVGIMDGYFARNAHHLNVNVLDKETLMDAYEHPENYPQLTIRVSGYAVNFVRLSKAHQLEVITRTFHETM
- the pflA gene encoding pyruvate formate-lyase-activating protein, whose product is MYFPQQQYTDDSIDVHNPDLLRIHSIETLGTHDGPGIRMVVFVQGCQFRCLYCQNPDTIDIHGGSFVPIEELVEKALHQKSYFGKKGGVTVSGGEPLLQREKLIHFFDRLHENGINTCLDSNGRVLDSKTEQLLERTDLLLLDVKHINKEWHKKLTGLKNKTTLRVAEYRESTGKPMWLRYVLVPGWSDQEEYLHEWGKHFASYKTIEKVEIIPFHQLGKHKWEVMGLEYQLADTQPPTKEEVNKAAEIFRLYFKNVKIK
- a CDS encoding L-lactate MFS transporter, producing the protein MSKNKYLIVLAGMIMQLSIGSIYAYSKWIEPLTKELNWEAHDTKTGFSLAICFLGLTAAFMGKFAQKVGPTKAGLLGTFFLIIGLLGSSLAVKINSIYLFYLTFGVLQGIGLGFGYIVPVYTVVKWFPDRPGLASGIIIMSFALGSLLASFLIGPLYASLGLSGAFLTFAIGYGICMLLSALYLENPSNTSLNQHVHVDLTPKEIVSDKRFIALWLLLFLNVCGGIAIISKAAILGEEVVGMSATEATMFVAIIGLFNGLGRLFWSSISDKIGCWNTFMIFIGINAVCFALIPTFSTNQVSFQTLTFVIIAGYGAGFATMPSFVKNIFGAEKYGQVLGYTLTAWSAAAFAGPLLLGLSTEITIFYLFAILLVIALLVGLWLKGLLLKVA
- a CDS encoding Ppx/GppA phosphatase family protein encodes the protein MIKIKKYAAIDIGSNAMRLLIANIVEEDGKETQFNKSSLVRVPIRLGQDAFTVGEISQENIERMVDAMKAFNLLMKVHKIERYMAFATSAMREAYNAKEVVALIKKKADIKIEIIDGKKEAAIIASTDLHYLLKTDETYLFVDVGGGSTEFTLFSNGKMITSRSFKAGTVRLLNEMVCDVVWNEIEKWIKTITADYDEIALIGSGGNINKLFKMSGKIQEKPLSYIYMNAQYAYLNSLTYEQRISQLGLNPDRADVIVPATRIYLNAMKWSGARQIFVPKIGLSDGIVKAMYYGKI
- the ppk1 gene encoding polyphosphate kinase 1, translated to MFEHKYIDREKSWLAFNARVLQEAGDDSVPLLDRLRFLGIFSNNLDEFFRVRFAAIRRLSLSGISGEKYLGGVSAQQLIKDITDIVIQQQSESLRILNNIEEKLKTENIFIVHENEVNSEQEVFLKDFFIQKLSPELVTIILNDLAEFPVLKDSLGYLAVKLVMKKNQEVRYAMIEIPKMVNRFVVLPSSDEKQYVILIDDVIRMNLGNIFNIFSYESVSAHMIKITRDAQLDIDSDLSKSMLEKISSSVKDRRIGEPVRFIYDQEIEKDTLKFFLDKMNIDSTDSIIPGGRYHNRRDYMNFPNLGRFDLLYKKNDPLPIPGLSLEGSILEKIAKKDYLLNAPYQSFAYLIKFLREAALDPKVTSIKITLYRLAKNSQIISSLINAAKNGKKVIVQIELQARFDEASNISYSEQMQMEGIQLIFGIKGLKVHSKVCVIERMEKSKVKRYGFISTGNFNEGTAKIYTDVTLFTYHQQILKDISKVFDFFDINYKIQRYKHLIVSPQHTRHRFVKMIDREIAHSLAGRKTYIKLKMNSLSDIPMIDKLYEASNAGVKIQLQVRGICSLIPGVKGLSENIQAISIVDNFLEHSRVYIFGNAGFTEVYISSADFMTRNLDARVEVTCPIYDEDIKNELIENFNIGWKGNVKARFHSYKLDNKYRVRGDNPIFRAQIETYKYYQSKVEPIEILKEE